In one window of Thalassotalea agarivorans DNA:
- a CDS encoding tetratricopeptide repeat protein has product MLIRCIFLCLLLPALTSYASNPHSAEFVGSEACQSCHQAEFKQWQNSHHKQAMQHANDDSVLGDFSGKAIEMHGQKVNFYKKDKQFFAAFTEKNQPLAHYKIKYTFGYYPLQQYMVEFDDGRVQLIPYAWDSRPKQAGGQRWFNLYPNFGPKDEFYWKNVGQNWNYMCADCHSTNVKKNYDVDTNTYNTSYNEITVGCEACHGPASDHIEWAKKPDSNALKGFQLQLHKAVTQWHEVDGNNTLQPKETVETDQMMVCAQCHSRRMQISEQPMADIGHFGERYMLSQITGDLYYPDGQIYEEVYVYGSYLQSKMAAKGVSCTNCHNPHTAELAIPVEAVCQQCHDATAYNQENHSRHDPTLPGGQCVDCHMPETTYMEVDDRRDHFWHKPNPQISKSSNSPDVCLSCHEDKDSSWSIKQTKLWFNQTLNNKPFAPVFAIHDSGLQPMGDQLAHIAQNYKHNDITRAAALTRIGDTQPNQNTVIAAARGAKHKSAQIRLAAIEASSNLPPQDQWRIISPLLTDKVKAVRIEAASNLSQHWQSLSFEQQNKLAKALDEYQAFLAFNFDRAYAHVNMANVYVNQGQYDKAEQAYKQAMTLEPYFSNAYQNYAELHRLQGNEKAAIDTLKQGIKQVKENASLHYSLGLAYVRNKNMPLAAQSLLKAAESAKTNPQYYYVYALSIENTDMRKAQQALFKAYEMSQQAQYLYTLCEFKLKAKDGDAEACLNSLASYVDAAVINNLRMRYK; this is encoded by the coding sequence TTGTTAATCCGCTGTATTTTCCTTTGTTTGTTATTACCCGCCCTAACTTCTTACGCATCTAACCCACACAGCGCCGAATTTGTTGGTAGCGAGGCTTGCCAAAGTTGCCACCAAGCTGAGTTTAAGCAATGGCAAAACTCTCACCACAAACAAGCTATGCAGCATGCAAATGATGATTCTGTGCTTGGTGACTTTAGTGGTAAAGCAATAGAAATGCACGGTCAGAAAGTCAACTTCTATAAAAAAGATAAACAGTTCTTTGCCGCATTTACAGAAAAAAATCAGCCGTTGGCGCACTACAAAATTAAATACACCTTTGGTTATTATCCCCTGCAACAATACATGGTCGAGTTTGACGATGGTCGCGTTCAATTAATTCCTTACGCTTGGGATAGCAGGCCAAAACAAGCAGGCGGGCAACGTTGGTTTAATCTATACCCGAATTTTGGCCCTAAAGACGAATTCTATTGGAAAAATGTTGGTCAAAATTGGAACTATATGTGCGCTGATTGTCATTCAACAAATGTTAAGAAAAACTATGACGTCGACACCAATACCTATAACACCAGCTATAACGAGATAACGGTTGGCTGTGAGGCCTGCCATGGGCCTGCGAGTGATCATATCGAGTGGGCGAAAAAGCCAGATAGTAATGCTTTAAAAGGTTTTCAGTTACAACTTCATAAAGCCGTCACGCAGTGGCATGAAGTCGACGGTAACAATACGCTACAACCGAAGGAAACTGTAGAAACAGATCAAATGATGGTGTGCGCGCAATGTCACTCTCGACGCATGCAAATTTCTGAACAGCCAATGGCCGATATTGGGCATTTCGGCGAACGATACATGCTCAGCCAAATTACTGGCGATTTGTATTATCCTGACGGCCAAATATATGAAGAGGTCTATGTTTATGGATCTTATTTACAAAGTAAAATGGCAGCAAAAGGTGTTTCTTGTACTAACTGCCACAACCCTCATACAGCTGAGTTAGCGATACCTGTTGAGGCCGTCTGCCAGCAGTGCCATGACGCCACAGCATACAATCAAGAAAATCATTCTAGGCATGACCCTACTTTGCCAGGGGGACAATGCGTGGATTGTCACATGCCTGAAACAACCTATATGGAAGTTGATGACAGACGCGATCATTTTTGGCATAAACCCAACCCGCAAATAAGCAAAAGTAGCAACTCTCCCGACGTATGCCTGTCTTGTCACGAAGATAAAGACTCAAGCTGGTCAATTAAACAAACCAAGTTATGGTTTAACCAAACCCTTAATAACAAGCCATTTGCGCCGGTATTTGCCATCCACGATTCGGGATTGCAACCAATGGGCGATCAGCTAGCTCATATCGCACAAAACTATAAGCATAATGACATCACAAGAGCGGCCGCTTTAACCCGCATTGGTGACACTCAACCTAATCAAAATACCGTAATTGCAGCGGCGCGAGGTGCAAAGCACAAGAGTGCACAGATTCGCTTAGCTGCCATTGAGGCAAGTAGCAATCTACCGCCGCAAGATCAATGGCGAATCATCTCTCCTTTATTGACCGATAAAGTTAAAGCGGTGCGAATAGAAGCGGCAAGTAACCTGTCACAGCATTGGCAATCGCTAAGCTTTGAGCAACAAAATAAACTTGCTAAAGCGTTAGACGAATACCAAGCCTTTTTAGCCTTCAATTTTGACAGAGCATATGCACATGTAAATATGGCTAATGTGTATGTTAATCAGGGCCAGTACGATAAAGCTGAACAAGCATATAAACAGGCAATGACATTGGAGCCCTACTTTAGCAATGCCTATCAAAACTACGCTGAATTACATCGCTTGCAAGGCAATGAAAAAGCCGCAATAGACACTTTAAAACAAGGGATTAAACAAGTTAAAGAAAACGCCTCATTGCATTACAGCTTAGGATTAGCGTATGTCAGAAACAAAAATATGCCTTTAGCCGCTCAATCGCTATTAAAAGCGGCAGAAAGCGCAAAAACAAATCCTCAATATTATTATGTCTATGCCCTTTCAATTGAAAATACTGACATGCGCAAGGCGCAACAAGCGCTCTTTAAAGCCTACGAAATGTCGCAACAAGCCCAGTATTTATATACCTTGTGTGAATTTAAGCTAAAAGCAAAAGATGGTGACGCAGAGGCTTGTCTCAATAGTTTAGCCAGCTATGTTGATGCTGCTGTGATCAACAATTTACGCATGAGGTATAAATAG
- a CDS encoding AAA family ATPase, with amino-acid sequence MSNIMSETLQAIQQLKEQMASAVIGQEHVVDTLIIALLSNGNVLLEGLPGTAKTRSIKSLARSLKVDLGRVQFTPDLLPSDVTGTEVYQEIDGKPTLTFQQGPVFNNLLLADEINRSPAKVQAALLEAMEERQVTVAGKTYKLPELFMVMATQNPVEQEGTYPLPEAQMDRFLMKINVDYPDDEAEAKIISLVRSEEKAQQKVEAIDPNFIFQAREQIQQVHVSEAMVDYLVAIIMATRDPARYQESQLKEWIMVGSSPRASIAMDKCARAHAWLNGKDFVDPEDIRAIVHSVLRHRLMLSYDALADGISADQVVDEILKQVAVA; translated from the coding sequence GTGAGTAATATAATGAGCGAAACATTACAAGCAATTCAACAGCTTAAAGAACAAATGGCGAGTGCCGTAATTGGCCAAGAGCATGTGGTAGATACTTTGATCATTGCCCTGCTTTCCAACGGTAACGTGTTGCTTGAAGGTTTGCCTGGAACGGCAAAAACCCGCTCTATTAAGAGTTTAGCTCGCAGTTTAAAAGTAGACCTTGGTCGGGTGCAGTTTACGCCAGACTTACTTCCTTCAGATGTAACAGGTACTGAGGTTTATCAAGAAATCGATGGCAAGCCTACGTTAACCTTTCAACAAGGCCCTGTATTTAACAACTTATTGTTAGCCGATGAAATTAATCGCTCTCCGGCAAAAGTACAGGCGGCGCTACTAGAAGCAATGGAAGAAAGGCAAGTAACTGTGGCGGGTAAAACCTACAAACTGCCAGAGTTGTTCATGGTTATGGCTACGCAAAACCCGGTAGAGCAAGAAGGTACCTATCCCTTACCTGAAGCCCAAATGGATAGGTTTTTGATGAAGATTAATGTCGACTATCCTGACGATGAAGCAGAAGCCAAAATTATTTCTTTGGTAAGATCTGAAGAGAAAGCACAACAGAAAGTTGAAGCCATTGATCCTAATTTTATCTTCCAAGCACGAGAGCAAATTCAGCAAGTTCATGTTAGTGAAGCCATGGTTGATTACTTGGTCGCTATCATTATGGCGACACGCGACCCTGCTCGCTATCAAGAGTCACAGTTGAAAGAATGGATCATGGTTGGCTCTAGCCCTCGTGCTAGTATCGCGATGGATAAATGCGCGCGCGCGCATGCATGGTTAAATGGTAAAGATTTTGTTGACCCAGAAGACATACGCGCCATTGTGCATTCAGTATTAAGACACAGGCTAATGCTGAGCTATGATGCACTTGCGGATGGAATCTCGGCCGACCAAGTTGTCGATGAAATTTTAAAACAAGTTGCCGTGGCTTAG
- a CDS encoding DUF58 domain-containing protein produces MATPSANIYVELKALQQLQFQARGFSLKPAQPVNSVLTGKNVSKLRGRGLNFEELRHYRPGDDIRSMDWKVTQRTGKPHIKVYTEERERNIILAIDQRSSMFFGSQNKMKSVIAAELSALFAWQVSASGDRIGAVIFSNDKVNVIPAKRGNNHVTQLLSEVAKCNHKLKVGESDPDASQSFNRMLNKLNRVCKHNALVILISDGYGWNEQSSDAIKQLRQHNELINCLVFDPIERDLPEMTQMVVSDGKWQIQFSSEEQTTQDKYKDALEQQLHQFESASKKYRIPLIGINTLEDVTHQVRHALGGR; encoded by the coding sequence ATGGCAACGCCGTCTGCTAATATCTACGTTGAATTAAAAGCGTTACAGCAGCTTCAATTTCAAGCACGAGGCTTCTCGCTTAAGCCCGCTCAACCTGTCAATAGCGTGCTTACCGGAAAAAATGTCTCTAAATTAAGGGGACGTGGCTTAAACTTTGAAGAATTGCGCCACTACCGCCCTGGCGATGATATTCGTTCAATGGATTGGAAAGTTACGCAGCGCACGGGCAAGCCTCATATCAAGGTATATACCGAAGAGCGAGAACGCAATATTATTCTAGCGATTGACCAACGCTCTAGCATGTTCTTTGGTAGTCAAAACAAAATGAAATCAGTCATTGCTGCAGAGCTTAGTGCCCTGTTTGCTTGGCAAGTGTCGGCAAGTGGAGACCGTATTGGTGCAGTTATCTTTTCTAATGACAAAGTGAATGTCATTCCTGCAAAACGCGGCAACAACCATGTTACACAGCTACTATCAGAAGTCGCTAAATGTAATCACAAACTCAAAGTCGGTGAATCCGATCCAGATGCATCGCAATCGTTTAATCGCATGCTCAATAAGCTTAATAGAGTGTGTAAACATAACGCGCTAGTCATATTAATTAGCGACGGTTATGGTTGGAATGAACAAAGCAGTGACGCAATAAAACAATTGCGACAGCATAACGAACTTATCAATTGTCTAGTATTTGACCCGATTGAACGCGACTTACCAGAAATGACACAAATGGTGGTTAGTGACGGCAAATGGCAAATACAGTTTTCGTCAGAAGAACAAACAACACAGGACAAGTATAAAGACGCATTAGAACAACAATTGCATCAATTTGAATCCGCGAGCAAAAAGTATCGAATACCGCTCATTGGCATCAATACACTTGAAGATGTTACCCATCAGGTAAGACATGCATTGGGAGGCCGCTAA
- a CDS encoding DUF4381 domain-containing protein, which produces MEGFPMPWGNYVLKQFIETNAPDAVSMLPQTMGWLYLSVAILAFITYKLYKRWKMYKINVYRREAISWLNTLSVDSDEHKRIKAKELPALLKKVATHAYPQSQVQSLHLQTWEKWLDEHVENCRFSSTYTGMLGQLAYQSTSLSTEQISELIKQIALWVKQHKGELV; this is translated from the coding sequence ATGGAAGGTTTTCCTATGCCTTGGGGCAATTATGTTCTAAAGCAGTTTATCGAAACAAATGCACCTGATGCTGTATCTATGCTACCGCAAACTATGGGGTGGCTGTATTTATCTGTCGCCATTTTAGCCTTTATTACCTACAAACTGTATAAACGCTGGAAGATGTATAAAATCAACGTCTATCGCAGAGAAGCAATTAGTTGGCTGAACACGCTATCTGTCGATAGTGACGAACATAAACGCATAAAAGCCAAAGAATTACCGGCGCTATTAAAGAAAGTCGCAACACATGCTTACCCTCAAAGTCAGGTGCAAAGTCTACACCTGCAAACATGGGAAAAATGGTTAGATGAACATGTAGAAAACTGCCGGTTCTCTTCCACCTATACGGGCATGTTGGGGCAATTGGCTTATCAATCAACTTCACTTTCAACAGAGCAGATTAGCGAGCTAATTAAACAAATTGCGCTATGGGTGAAGCAACACAAAGGTGAACTAGTATGA